The Pseudomonas multiresinivorans DNA window CACCGACCAGCTGAAAGCTGAGCTTTACTCCATTCGCTCACTTGGAAATCGCGAACCCGGATATCAGATGGACTTCCTTGAAGACTTCATACTCAACCATCTGGCACTGGACTCGGACGGCCGCAGGTGTGGAGGTACTACCTATTAACGGATAGGCTAGGCCCGATCAGCTATGTTGACCCGGCTGGGGGCAAAGGCGCTAATGAAATTGAGGGGCACTCTGGCGATCTGATACCGCGCGAATTCTAGAGCGGGTTTCTGAACAGATTCGAGTCTGGGATTGGGTCGTGCAGACTAGAGTTTGATCGACACGCTTCGCACCACTTAATTCAATAACAATTTCATAGCTGAGTCGCTTATATATTTTACTGAAACGATTCCTGCGCTTGCCAAGAAGATCCGAGCATACGCTGTAAGTCTTTGTGACAGTGATCCAAGAAGCTCGAGGTACGGGTTCGCCCTAGTCAATATGCTCGCTGATACCATCCTCCGATCATACTCAGCGACTACTCCCGACTCAACGCTCTAGTGACTGAGTTATAGGATACTTGCCGGCAACCTAACTCAGTAAGCGACTGGATCATTAGTGGTTTTCGTCACTCATCATGCCCATGCTAGGGCATATCGGCGTGCGGCAGGAGCTCCACTAAATATTGAGTGGAGCCGTTTCGTACAACGCCATTCCTGGATAGTTTTGTTCCATGCAAGCACCGTAACCGTGCTCTATTGCTCAGGATGCATGTAGGAATCCATAGATTTTCTTGTAGGAATTCGCCTTTAGTGTGGTAGGGCATATCTGAATCTATCGACAAAAAAAACTTCGGACATATTGTGGGCGCCGTTAGAACCCCCTTGCGGTGAGTAAGATGAGCAGCGTTCTTGTCGTAGACGACCATCCGATGATTCGGCTGGCCGTTCGTTCAATCCTCGAAAGAAATGGCTTTGACGTGGTAGGCGAGGCAGAGAATGGAGTCGAAGCTCTGGTTAAACATCGAGAGCTGGCTCCAGACTTGGTGATTCTGGATATTCGTATTCCGAGACTGCAAGGATTGGAGGTCATCCGACGCATCGTGGGCACCGGACTCAACACCAAGATTTTGGTGCTCAGCAGTATGCCCGCAGAGATACTCGCCAAACGATGCGAAATGGCAGGTGCCTCTACGTTCGTCTGTAAGAAGAGCGGTCTGGAGGACCTCTTGCAAGGCGTTAAATCAACTTTGAGTGGATACAGCGATCTGCCAGCGCACAGTAGATTTGACGAACTACGGGTGACTGACCCACAGCGCGGGGATTATCGGAAGATGGCCAGCCTTACTGACCAGGAAGTAATGGTCATGCAATACTTGGCCGCAGGCACTAGCGCAGCAGAAGCTGCTCGCGAAATGATGCTAAGCGTTAAGACTATCAGTACTTATAAATGCCGATTATTAGCGAAGCTTGGAATTACGGACATAGTGCAACTGCAAGAATTTGCAAAACGTAATTCTCTCGTGTGAGCCTGAAATGAAAACCTTCTATTTGATAGTTATCCTGCATGGGAGCTTGATTCTGTTTGGATGTTTTCCGGAAGCGAGCACTACTAGCGTCAGCGTGCTAGGAGTTGGCTCCTTATTTGGCTCCAGCGTGTTGAGGGCAAATATCAATGAAGCGGGCACACCCTGGCAGCTCGACGAGCCGATAGTTCAAGGTTCGGTCCGTTCAATCAATAGCTTGAATCTCCGCGATGCTCAGACTCACATAGTTTCAAAAGGGCGCCTAGCGGAAAATCTCGGTGCGGCATCGACATCCGTCTCTCTTCCTGAACCGCAAGTCGCTCCAGGCCGATCATCTGTGGTGCTGAATGAGCGGCCGACCACGAGTGTTAGCTTCCTCACTCGCTGGATAGCCAGTCTCAAGTCGATCACCGACCTCTGGAACGGCTATCAGGATCAGTTGGTCAGAGTCTTCTGGGGCGCAATAGCGATCCTTCTCGGCGTATTGATGTGGAACTGGCGGTTATTGACCAAGATGCGAAGCCGAGCGGTATCGCAGCGGGAACTGATCGATCGCCTCGAGTTCAAGCGCGCGATGATCGACGGCATTCCCCATCCCATCTCTGTGCGCGACCGTGCCGGTCGACTGGTCACCTGCAATCGCAACTTCCTTGAGTACACCGGCATGATCCGGAAGGAGGCGCAGGGCACGCGCTTGACTGACAACAAATGGTTGTCAGAAACGGATGCGCAGAAGCTCCATCAGGAGTACCTGACGCACATGGATCAAGCGCAAAGCCTGTCGAGAGATCGGGTCTGGCTTGTACGCGGAGAAAGGCGAGAAGTCCACCATTGGGCCACGCCTTATCGCAATGGCGGAGCAGAGATTGCGGGTCTGGTTTGTGGCTGGATCGATGTGACCGAGCGCGAGCGCCTTCACCATGAAGTCCAACTAGCCAAGGATCAGGCGGAAGAGGCTAATCGCGCCAAAAGTACCTTTCTCGCCACAATGAGTCATGAGATTCGCACGCCCATGAACGCGATCATCGGCATGTTAGAACTCGCCCAGATGAATCCCCAGGAGAGGGCGCGCGATGACGGAAACCCAATTGAAGTCGCCTACGACTCCGCCAAAGGGTTGCTGTTGTTGCTCGGCGACATTCTGGATGTCGCGAAGATTGAAGCAGGGCACCTGGCGCTGGTGCCTGAACGCGCCAGTCTGCGCGAATTGGTGGAATCGGTAGCGCGCGTCTTCGAGGGGCTTGCGCGGCAGAAGGGACTGCAGCTCAGGCTGGAAATGCTGTTGGACGGCATCGGTGACGTGATGATCGATCCGCTTCGTTTCAAGCAAATCCTCTTCAACCTGGTGAGCAATGCAATCAAGTTCACCGATGTCGGCTTCGTCCATATCGAAGTTCGAAGTGAGCCTTTGGCAGACGAGCGCATCATGCTCCATATGGCCGTCAAGGACAGCGGCATAGGCATGACGGGAGACGAGTTGGCGCATGTCTGCGAACCTTTCCAGCAGGCGCTGGCGGGGAGGGCTTCGCGGGGAGGAACCGGGCTCGGACTGACGATATGCCGCACTCTCGCCGAGATGATGGGTGGGTGTCTGTGCATCGAGAGTTTGTCGGGGCAGGGGACGACCGTCAGCGTGCAATTGCTTTGCAGTGTGCTTGCGCCCTTGAGCAACGCGGCCGTCTCGGCGTGTCCGCCGCAGAGTGCGTCAACTCCGATGAAGATTCTGATCGTCGACGATCACGAGGCCAATTTGTTACTTCTGTCCCGACAGCTAGACCACTTGGGACACCAGGTGGTCGTAGCCGACAATGCTCGAGATGCGCTGACGTCTTGGCAGGCCGGCGACTTCGATATGGTGATCACGGATTGCTTCATGCCAGACATCAGCGGATATGTACTGGCCGGCAGTATCCGCGATATCGAGCGGGAGAGGAAAGCACCCCGCTGTACCATTCTGGGCCTTACTGCGAATGCCCAGCCCGATGAAGTACAACGTTGCCGCGATGCAGGCATGGACGACTGCCTGTTCAAGCCAATCGGCCTACAAGAGCTTCGCTCCTATCTGCAGCGCAGAGGTGGAACGGCTGTCCAGAGCGCGCTCGGTGCCTTCGACCACAACGCGGTGCTGGCTATGTCGTGCAACGATCCGGCGTTGGTTGTGGACCTTCTCCAGCGCCTGCACAGTGCGAACGGCAAGGATCTGACGCAATTGGAGCCGCTGCTGCAGCGCCGTGATCTAGTGGCGCTGGCTGATCTTGCTCATCGAATTCGCAGTGCTGTGTCGCTGATCGGAGCGGCCGGGCTGTTCGAGCGACTCATTGGACTCGAACGCGCCTGCCGAAAAGATGCGCCCCAGGACGAGCTGCAAGCGCGCCTGCACGATGTACTCGACGAGATGCATGCGCTACAGCATCAATTGAAGCTGGCCATCGATGCCGGTAAGCACCTGGAAAGCGGCCTCGCTGGCGCATAGTCCCTGAAGCGGTGACCGGCGGCTCGCGTATGGACCGCTACTCTAGTCGTAACATCACCTATCAGGACGGCAGGTCATGAGTACGGTAATGATCGTTGATGAGCATCCGATTGCAAGGCATGCCCTGCGTTTGCTCATTGAAGCGGAAGGTCACACGGTGGTGGCGGAGTCTGGCAATGGCACTGAGGCGCTTGACCTCGCACGCCGGCTCCGGCCGAGTCTGCTGCTGCTGGAACTGGCCATTCCTGGTCTAGGGGGGCTCGAGACCATACAGCGTCTCGCCCGTCAGGCATCAGATGTCAAGGTACTGGTAGTGACAGGACAAAGTACCGACTATTTTGCCGCTCGCAGCCGTGAAGCAGGGGCGCTCGGCTTCATCAGCAAACAGACCGATCTCGAGCAAGTAGGCATGGCTGTCAAGGCGTTGCTGAACGGACATACTTATTTCCCGCGCGACTCCGTTCAGGCACTGCCGAATCTGTTGCCCGATCAGGTGGGATCCAATCCGCTGAAAGCCTTGTCCGCGCGTGAATTGACGGTTCTGCAGATGCTCGCCAAAGGATTGGCCAACAACACGATCGGCGAGCAGTTGCTGCTGAGTGAAAAAACCATCAGCACCTACAAGGCGCGTGTCATGCAGAAGTTGCGCGCCAGTTCCATGTTGGAGCTGCTCGACATTGCTCGCCGTCACGGCCTCGTAGACGCCACTGCATTCAGCAGCGACGTTGCCGTGCCGGAACTCCTGGATACTGCAGCGCAGGGAGAGTTGAACCTGCTCCGGGCAATAATCGATGCGATGCCTCACGCCGTCAGTTTTCGCGATGTGGAAGGGCGTTTGGTCACCTGCAACAACCAGTATCTCGAACAGCACTCGCTCAAACTGGAGAGCGCAGTCGGTAAACGGATCTACGAGACGGGCGAGTTGCCCGCCAAGCATGGACATTATGTTCATGACCGGCTGATAGCCGCGATGAAGCAGGGGCAGCCCTACACGGCAGATGTCTGTTTGAGCTTGCAAACGGGCGAGCGGGTGCTTCGCCACTGGGGCAAGCCCTACCGAGACAGTGAAGGCACCTTGCTGGGGTTGATATGCGGCAACGTGGATATAACCGACCTGGACAGCAACCTGATCGATCTCAGGAGCAGCAGTCGCCGCCTTGAGGTTGCCGTGCAGGCCAAGGGGCATTTCATGCAGTGGGTGACCGACGAAATGGCCGCTCCGCTGAACAGAATCGCGGCCATGCTGAATCTTGCTATCGCCCCTCAGGACGCCGACAAGCAAGCAGAGGCGCTGGATATTGCCCAACATGCAACTCAAGGTCTGCAGAAGATGCTCAGCGACTTCCGAGATTACTTGCGCCTGGAAGCAGGGAGGCACCCGTTGGTACCGGAGGCTGTCGATATTGAGGCGTTGACCCGGAAGCTTGTCGAGGAGTTCAGGCCCGCCGTTGTCGAACGTGGTCTAACTCTCGGGCTTGATACTTCCGGGACCCTCCATCCCTGTGTCTGGCTAGACCCGACGGCGTTTCGCACCATAACGTTGGCCGTCTTGGACAATGCACTCAAGTTCACCGACCAAGGCAGCATCGAGGTGCAGCTTCATAGCATTGGCCAGGGGCAGGGCTTGGTCAGTGTCGAGCTAAGGGTGCGTGACACCGGCATCGGCATGTCGGCAGATGCACAGGCACGCTCGTTCGACGCCTTCAATCAGCATCTGGACGACCTGAATATTCGACGCGGGGGCAGTGGAATCGGCCTGGCGCTGTGCAAGCGACTGGTCGAGCAGATGAATGGTGAAATCCAACTGAGCAGCAGTCCTGGAGATGGGACCACGATTTCCGTACATCTGATGTTGCCCAAGGCGAGTTGATATCCAACGTCTAGCACTGATTTTAATTAGTAGTCAGCGTGTTCCTACTTTTCAGTGGGCTGGTTCCGATACAGATTTATGAGGCGAGATCCTAGAGTGATGAGGCTCTTCATACTTTTGGGTACTCTCATGTTCGGTACTTCAGTCAGGGCGTTGGTGTTGTGCGGGAACTCCGGGCGCCAGATAACGTTCAGTGCCATGCTCAATCGTCTCGGGATATTTCGGATGGCATTGTGTTCGAATGTCGAGGAGCTTCAAAAGGCGTGCGCGCGACATCCATCTTTCGACCTGTTCATTATTGAGGATTTCACTCCGGGAATTGAGGAGTTGCGTCGCCTGGAAAGCATGAGTAGGGCCGGAGATTTCTCTCAGGTTATTCTTATGGGAAATCATACGTCGAATGAAAGGGCTCAACTCTTCAAATGGGCATGGGCACATCATGTCGCTCTGCTCGATGTCATCGAGAAACCGATATCAGTGGCGAGATTGCGCGAGGCATTAGACCGTTTGGTGATTGCCGTTGACCCTTGCAATATCAACTCCACCGCCGTCATATCTTATCCTTTATTCGAGAGCGCGTCCCCATAACGCAGTGACATTTCTCATGACCAAGCCGCCAGGGTCGCCGAGAGCATATCTGCGGACAATTACCCAGGATGTCTGCCGGGTGATACCCAATTGATTTTAGAGTGAAATACCTCGGCCTCGACGCGGAGAGGATATTGAAATCAAGCTGTCTGTAACGGATTGGAATAACAGGTTTATTGATGTTGACTGAAAAGCCATAAGTGAATGTCGATTCCTACACGGCGCTACTCTAATTCTGATACCAGATAGAAACTTTCCTAAATAAGCTACACGCATCTTCAATTAGCAGCGTTTGTAGTCATGAAAACCTCCTACTTCACCTTCGGACCTCAGGAGAGTGGTTCGCGTTACTGCCAAGGATCGCCGATAAAAACTCGCCATACTCGTTTGATTGTTTATATCGTTTCGACCGTCTGCAGCGTCTTCGTTAATTTCCTGGTTACCTGTATTGCCATGAGCGGCGTTGCTTTTGCTCAGAACAATGCCAACGACCTGGTACGTCAGACACAGCAGTTGCTTCTGCGCGGTGAAATCGCTGCTGCAAAAGCGACGTTGCAGCAAGTCGCGAAGAATGATCAAGAGGCACCTTCGGTCATTTTCGAGCAGGCATTGCTCGATGACGCGGAGGGCCGACATGAGCAGGCCCGCAAAAACTATGACCACCTGCAAGCCGGGCCGTTGGCAAATGCTGCCGCAGTGCCTTCCGCAGTAAACCTCGTCGCCGTTGGCCAATTCAAACAAGCCGGCAAAGCCTTCAAGCAACTGAGCGCGAGCCAAGACTCATACGTCGCCGGTTATGCCCAGCTTTGGCAGCTTTGGCTGGCCGCGCGGACACGTGAAGGCAGTTCGGCTGTCCATCGAGCAAAACTCGCCGAAACCGCATCGCGCATACGTGCCGCGTCGCCTCAGCAGGAGGCCATCGGCCGGCTATACGCCGGCGAGGGCAGCGTCGGCGCGGTCTTCACCGCCATTGACGGGATGAGCTTCAGCGACCCCTTGCAGCGGCGCAATGCGCGCAGCGAGGCAGCGTTCTTCGCCGGTGGCTATCTGCAATACGTCCGTCGGGATTATCCCGCTGCGATGCGCCTGTACCAGCAGGAGCTGTCGCAGCCTGGCGCCTCGATTGAGCGACCTCTGCTTGCTAAGGCGCTGGCCTCGCTGCCCGTCTCAACTCGCTAACTCCCCAGATTCCCTTTTCCCTAATGAAATCCGGCCCTCGTGGGTCGGGCGGAGTTTTTCGCCATGAACAAAGTCTATCGGTTGGTCTGGAACGCCACGCTCAACGCGTGGGTGGCAGCAAGTGAAATCGCCAAGTCGCACCGCAAGGGTGGCGGCCTGGCGGGCCGAGTGGCCGCCGCTGTTACGGCAGTAGTGCTGGGGCTATCGGGAGGAGAGGCCATGGCCTACACCGTGGACCCCAGTTCCGTGGTGAACCTGGGGGCTGTGGCAGACGATGGCGGAAACTCGAAGAATACCGCGTTGGGTAGTGGTGCCGTAGCGAATGCGGCCGGGGCCGGTGGAAGTACTGCTGTTGGCAGCGCTGCTAGCGCTACCGGACTCAACTCGACGGCAGTTGGTCAGAAGAGCTCCGCAGTAGGTGCGAGCTCGGTAGCGATCGGCGACTCTGCAGTCGTGAGCAATCAGTTGGGAGTCGCAATTGGCGCCTTGTCCAACGTCAGTGCCGACTACGCAATTGCCATTGGCGACGCGGCTTCCGCGAGCTCGGCTTTCTCCATCGCGATGGGTTGGCATGCAATAACCGGCGCGAGTCTGATCTCTGGCAGCAGTGGCCAGGGTGCAATTGCGATTGGCGATAGCGCGAAGGCTGCAGGCGATGGTGCTGTCACGCTCGGCTACAACGCTTCCAGTGCAGACAGTGGCGCAGCTGCAGTGGGCTACGGTGCCAACGCTGGCGCAAGTTATTCGAGTGCATTCGGATCAACCGCGCAGGCAACCAATGGCGATGCTACAGCGCTTGGTGCAGGTGCCAACGCAACAGGGGCCGCTGCAACCGCCGTCGGTCGAATTGCCAAGGCCGGCGGTAACGCTTCGGTGGCAATTGGCTACGGACCGAGTGCTTCGGGGTATACATCATTCGCGGGCGGTACGCAGAGCAATGCGTCAGGGGACTACTCCAACGCTTTGGGTTACCTTGCGCAAAGTACCGCTAGCGGCTCGATTGCAGTGGGTACCAAAGCCAATGCTGCCGGGACCAATTCAGTGGCACTCGGCCGTGTGGCTTCCGCTAGCGTGGATTCTGGCATAGCGCTGGGCGCATCCTCAGTCGCCAGCACAGCTTCGGGGGTAGCAGGGTACGTGCCCGTCGGTGCGAACGCAGCGCAGTCTGCAGCGATCAATTCGACAAAGAGCACCTATGGCTCTGCGTCGGTGGGCGACGCTGCCAGCAATGTATACCGCCAGATTAATGGTGTGGCTGCCGGTACGCAGAACAGCGACGCAGTCAACGTGGCCCAGCTGAAAGCTGTGCCGATAGCGCACTACTACAGCGTCAATGACAGCGGCACTGCGGGTAGCAACTACAACAACGATGGCGCCTCGGGAGTCAACGCGCTCGCGGCTGGCATCGGAGCGACGGCAACTGGTTCCAGTGGCCTTGCCATGGGCAACTCAGCAAAGTCCACCAACAACGACACCATTGCAATAGGGCACAACGCTGTAGCGTCGAGCGCGAACCCGGCGCATTCCGACATGGTCGCCATAGGCCTGAGTGCCAATGCCTCCAGCGATCATGCCCTGGCTATCGGTACCTCTGCATCCGCGACGAGCAACAACACAACTGCAGTGGGCGTGTCCGCCCTGGCGAGTGGGCCTGCAGCTACGGCATTGGGGCATTCCAGTAGTGCCAGTGGCTCCTACAGCACGGCAATCGGCTCGGGTGCCAATGCGTCCAAGGGCAGCGCGGTCGCTATCGGCTACGGATCGAAAGGGGCCGGCGACAATTCCGCAGCGATTGGTTATCAGGCTGCAACGTCGGCGACCAATGCCCTTGCCATTGGTAACAGCGCTAATGCGCAGACCGGGGCGACCAGTGGCATTGCCATTGGTAATGCGGCGATGGTTTCCGGTGGAGCCGTCAATGCGGTCGCCCTGGGTAGCGGAGCAACAACTTCCGCTGTTGATGGGGTCGCCCTTGGCGCGGGCTCGGTGGCCAGCACTGCTGCCGGTGTGTCGGGGTACGACCCGTCAACCAAATTGGCATCCAGCGATACCAGCGCTACCTGGAAAAGTACGCTTGGCGCAGTCAGCGTGGGCGACGCATCTAAAGGCAAAACTCGCCAGATCACCGGTGTTGCTGCCGGCCTGGTGGGCTCGGACGCTGTCAACGTGGCCCAGTTGATGGGCGCCACAGCCGATGCAGTGATGTACGACGACAGCACTCATAACACCATTACCCTCGGCGGCGACACTTACGACAACAGCACCCACTCCGGCGGTACCTCCATCACCAACGTGGCCAACGGTGTGAAGGACAGCGATGCGGTCAACGTCTCGCAACTTAACGACCTGGCCAATACTCCGATCACCTTCATCGGCAATACCGGCTCAGTGGATAAGAAACTGGGCGAAGCGTTCGTTATTCAGGGCGCTGCCACTACTGCAGGTTCTTACTCGGGTGCCAACCTGAAGACCGAAGTGGATGCCAACGGCAACCTGCAACTGCAGATAGCCGACAACGCTGTTTTCGACTCGGTGACCACCGGCAATACCACCATCAGCAACGACGGTCTGACCATCGTCGGTGGCCCGAGCGTGACCACCGTTGGAGTCGACGCCGGCGGCCTGAAGATCACCAACGTGGCGCCAGGAGATGTCAACGCCGGATCCACTGACGCGATCAATGGCTCTCAGTTGAATGCGACCAACCAACAGGTGGATCAGAACACCACCGACATCAGCAACGTCACCACCAACATCAACAACGGCACAATTGGTCCGGTGCAGCGCACGGGCACGGACCAGCTTTCGCTGATTGCGGCCGGTGGCGATGCCTCGGCACCGGGCGTCGCGCAGGTGTTGAACAACGTGGCGGACGGGGCAATCAACTCGGTCTCCACCGACGCGATCAATGGCTCGCAACTGTATGACTTGGCCAGCTCCACGGCCAACGCGTTGGGCGGTGGTTCTGCGGTCAACGCGGATGGTTCGATCTCGGCTCCGACCTACTTCGTGGATGGCACGACCATAAATAATGTCGGTGACGCGATCACCAACATTGATGGTCGTGTAACGCAGAACACCATCAACATCACCGCTCTGCAGCAGGATGCGCTGCAGTGGAACGGCAGCCTGGGAGCCTACGACGCCAGCCATGGCACCGCTGATCCGCAGAAGATCACCAACGTTGCCGCGGGCGAGCTGAGTGACACCAGTACCGACGCGGTAAATGGCTCGCAGCTGTACGCGACCAACCAGCAGGTGAACCAGAACACCACGGATATAAGCAACGTCACCAACAGCATCAACAACATCAACAATGGGGTGGCCGGCCCGGTGCAGCGCACGGGTACGGACCAGCTTTCGCTGATTGCGGCCGGTGGCGATGCCTACGCGCCGGGTGCCGCTCAAGTGCTGACCAACGTGGCGGCGGGTGCGATCACTGACACCTCCACGGATGCGATCAATGGTTCGCAGCTGTTCGCGACCAATCAGCAGGTGGACGCCAATACCACGAACATCTCCAACCTCGATGGTCGTGTGACCAACGTGGAAGGTGACGTCACTACGTTGCAAGGCGATGTGACCAACCTGGGTGATCATGTCGAGAACATCTACAACACCGGCACCAAGTACTTCCACGCCAACTCCACGGGTACCGATTCGATGGCCTCGGGTGTGGATTCAGTGGCCATTGGCATGGGCGCGATTGCCAGCCACGACGGCAGCATCGCTCTGGGCGCCGGTTCCATTGCGGACGGCAGCACCCTGGATAGCGAAGCCTACCTGGTGGGAGGCAAGGCGAGCGGCGAGGTCAACATCGGCGAGCGGCGTATCACCGGCCTCTCGGCGGGGGCGGAAGACGCCGATGCTGTCAACGTGGCCCAGTTGAAAGCCATCACTTCCAGTTCGGTAGCCGATGCGGTGATGTACGACAACAGCACCCACAACAGCATCACCCTGGGTGGCGACAGCTATGACAACAGCACGCACATCGGTGGCACCACCATCACCAACCTGGCCAATGGGATGAACGACAGCGACGCGGTGAATGTGTCTCAGCTCAACGAGACCAATACCCAGGTCGCCAACATCGATAACCGCGTGACCAATGTGGAGGGTGATGTCACCACGCTGCAAGGCGATGTGACCAACCTCGGTGACCACGTCGAGAACATCTACAACACCGGCACCAAATACTTCCACGCCAACTCCACCGGCACCGACTCAGTGGCCTCGGGAGTGGACTCGGTAGCCATCGGAATGGGAGCGGTTGCCAGCCATGACGGCAGCATCGCGCTGGGGGCGGGCTCCGTTGCCGACGGCAGCACCCTTGGGAACCAGGCCTACCTGGTGGGCGGTACCGCTACTGGCGAAGTCAACGTCGGCGGGCGTCGTGTGACCGGTCTGTCGGCCGGTGCAGAGGATACCGATGCGGTCAACGTTGCCCAGCTCAAACAGGTCTCCGGGGCGGCCACCGAGGGGGCGGTCAAGTACGACCTGAATGGCGATGGCACCATCAACTACAACAGCGTGACGATGGGTGGCAGCACCTACAACAGCGTGACCAGAACCGGCGGCACCAAGATCACCAACGTGGCGCGCGGCGTTGATGACAGCGACGCGGTGAACATGTCCCAGCTTAACGAGACCAACGCTCAGGTCACCAATATCGACGGTCGCGTCACCACCATCGAGGGCAGCATCACCAACATCAACAATGGCGGCGGCATCAAGTACTTCCACGCCAACTCGGCCAAGGCCGACTCGGTTGCCAGTGGTGCCGATTCCATCGCCATCGGTCCGAATGCCCAAGCCAGTGGCAAGGGTTCCATCGCCATGGGTGACGGTGCCAGTGCCACGGCGGATGGCAGCGTGGCCATGGGGCAGGGCGCCAGCGACAACGGCCGCGGTGCGGAAAGCTACACCGGCAAGTACTCCAACGCGGCCAACGCCAGCGTCGGTACCGTCTCCGTGGGCAACGCTGCTACAGGTGAAACCCGCACGATCAGCAACGTCGCCGATGGCAAGGAGGCCACTGACGCCGTCAATCTGCGTCAGCTCGACGGCGCCGTGGCGGAGTCCAAGCAATACACCGACGACTCCATCCACAACGTCAACACCGAGATCGCCAATGTCACCACTAATGTCAGCAACCTCGACAACCGGGTGAC harbors:
- a CDS encoding YadA-like family protein — its product is MNKVYRLVWNATLNAWVAASEIAKSHRKGGGLAGRVAAAVTAVVLGLSGGEAMAYTVDPSSVVNLGAVADDGGNSKNTALGSGAVANAAGAGGSTAVGSAASATGLNSTAVGQKSSAVGASSVAIGDSAVVSNQLGVAIGALSNVSADYAIAIGDAASASSAFSIAMGWHAITGASLISGSSGQGAIAIGDSAKAAGDGAVTLGYNASSADSGAAAVGYGANAGASYSSAFGSTAQATNGDATALGAGANATGAAATAVGRIAKAGGNASVAIGYGPSASGYTSFAGGTQSNASGDYSNALGYLAQSTASGSIAVGTKANAAGTNSVALGRVASASVDSGIALGASSVASTASGVAGYVPVGANAAQSAAINSTKSTYGSASVGDAASNVYRQINGVAAGTQNSDAVNVAQLKAVPIAHYYSVNDSGTAGSNYNNDGASGVNALAAGIGATATGSSGLAMGNSAKSTNNDTIAIGHNAVASSANPAHSDMVAIGLSANASSDHALAIGTSASATSNNTTAVGVSALASGPAATALGHSSSASGSYSTAIGSGANASKGSAVAIGYGSKGAGDNSAAIGYQAATSATNALAIGNSANAQTGATSGIAIGNAAMVSGGAVNAVALGSGATTSAVDGVALGAGSVASTAAGVSGYDPSTKLASSDTSATWKSTLGAVSVGDASKGKTRQITGVAAGLVGSDAVNVAQLMGATADAVMYDDSTHNTITLGGDTYDNSTHSGGTSITNVANGVKDSDAVNVSQLNDLANTPITFIGNTGSVDKKLGEAFVIQGAATTAGSYSGANLKTEVDANGNLQLQIADNAVFDSVTTGNTTISNDGLTIVGGPSVTTVGVDAGGLKITNVAPGDVNAGSTDAINGSQLNATNQQVDQNTTDISNVTTNINNGTIGPVQRTGTDQLSLIAAGGDASAPGVAQVLNNVADGAINSVSTDAINGSQLYDLASSTANALGGGSAVNADGSISAPTYFVDGTTINNVGDAITNIDGRVTQNTINITALQQDALQWNGSLGAYDASHGTADPQKITNVAAGELSDTSTDAVNGSQLYATNQQVNQNTTDISNVTNSINNINNGVAGPVQRTGTDQLSLIAAGGDAYAPGAAQVLTNVAAGAITDTSTDAINGSQLFATNQQVDANTTNISNLDGRVTNVEGDVTTLQGDVTNLGDHVENIYNTGTKYFHANSTGTDSMASGVDSVAIGMGAIASHDGSIALGAGSIADGSTLDSEAYLVGGKASGEVNIGERRITGLSAGAEDADAVNVAQLKAITSSSVADAVMYDNSTHNSITLGGDSYDNSTHIGGTTITNLANGMNDSDAVNVSQLNETNTQVANIDNRVTNVEGDVTTLQGDVTNLGDHVENIYNTGTKYFHANSTGTDSVASGVDSVAIGMGAVASHDGSIALGAGSVADGSTLGNQAYLVGGTATGEVNVGGRRVTGLSAGAEDTDAVNVAQLKQVSGAATEGAVKYDLNGDGTINYNSVTMGGSTYNSVTRTGGTKITNVARGVDDSDAVNMSQLNETNAQVTNIDGRVTTIEGSITNINNGGGIKYFHANSAKADSVASGADSIAIGPNAQASGKGSIAMGDGASATADGSVAMGQGASDNGRGAESYTGKYSNAANASVGTVSVGNAATGETRTISNVADGKEATDAVNLRQLDGAVAESKQYTDDSIHNVNTEIANVTTNVSNLDNRVTKVEGDVTNVQNGTDGMFQVNNTSRLPKPKATGSDSVAGGAGAEAVADNSTAIGSNAKAKGRNSVAIGANSVAQRDNSVSVGSVGAERQITNVAAGSADTDAVNVAQLNKSVGDITSNTNAYTDSVARGLRKDIDELDNDLSAGIAGAMAMASLPQPYSPGASMAAAGAGTYRGQGAVAVGVSRISDNGKWVTKLQGSTTTQGDVGVSVGVGYQW